From Gemmatimonadota bacterium, one genomic window encodes:
- a CDS encoding AbrB/MazE/SpoVT family DNA-binding domain-containing protein, whose amino-acid sequence MSAANVLRGRVYSRRIGVFRKIDSEGRVTLPKSVLDTLGVGPGDQIEIIEGPDGFILRPPRKIDYSSLGTLKDKIRGDHEPLDIHVFREQPYDPSLRD is encoded by the coding sequence ATCTCTGCCGCGAACGTACTGCGTGGCCGAGTTTACAGTAGGAGGATTGGAGTGTTTCGCAAAATCGATTCTGAAGGACGGGTCACCTTACCAAAAAGTGTTCTCGACACCCTCGGTGTGGGGCCCGGCGACCAGATCGAAATCATCGAAGGGCCGGATGGGTTCATCCTCAGGCCACCAAGGAAAATCGACTATTCCAGTCTGGGGACATTGAAGGACAAAATCAGGGGCGATCATGAACCGCTCGATATCCACGTCTTCCGCGAGCAGCCTTATGACCCGTCGCTTAGAGACTGA
- a CDS encoding type II toxin-antitoxin system HicB family antitoxin has product MENKFRAIIERDENLFIAFCPEIPEANGQGTTRDEARESLSEAITLVLEDRREEGLRGATL; this is encoded by the coding sequence ATGGAAAACAAGTTCAGGGCGATTATCGAACGGGACGAAAACCTATTCATAGCCTTTTGTCCAGAAATACCGGAAGCAAATGGTCAAGGGACGACCAGGGATGAGGCCCGCGAGAGTTTGTCGGAGGCCATCACCCTTGTACTAGAGGATCGTAGGGAAGAGGGTCTCCGCGGAGCAACCCTGTAG
- a CDS encoding DUF1330 domain-containing protein, protein MPAYVISMMSVHDPETYRKYTDRTPPIVKKYGGRFLTRGEEIACVEGKDYDGRMVILEFPSRAQAEAWYNDPAYQEAMKFRQAGSTMNYLLIQEGGENTRDPDPKL, encoded by the coding sequence ATGCCTGCTTATGTCATCTCCATGATGTCCGTCCACGATCCCGAGACCTACCGGAAGTACACCGACCGGACGCCGCCCATCGTCAAGAAATACGGGGGCAGGTTCCTGACGCGGGGCGAGGAGATCGCCTGTGTCGAAGGCAAGGATTACGACGGGCGGATGGTGATCCTGGAGTTTCCCAGCAGGGCGCAAGCAGAGGCTTGGTACAACGACCCGGCGTACCAGGAGGCGATGAAGTTTCGCCAGGCTGGGTCTACGATGAACTACCTGCTGATTCAGGAAGGTGGCGAGAATACGCGGGATCCGGATCCGAAGCTGTGA